The DNA segment CAAGGAAAAGATGTACTTTTCTTCGTTGATAACATTTTCCGTTTTACACAAGCAGGTTCAGAGGTGTCGGCACTTCTAGGTCGTATGCCTTCTGCGGTAGGTTACCAACCAACATTAGCAACCGAAATGGGTGCGATGCAAGAACGTATTACTTCAACTAAAAAAGGATCTATTACATCTGTACAAGCGGTTTACGTACCTGCAGATGACCTTACAGATCCAGCACCGGCAACAACCTTTGCTCACTTAGATGCAACAACGGTATTGTCTCGTAAAATTGCTGAGCTTGGTATTTATCCAGCGGTAGATCCATTAGACTCTACCTCTCGAATTCTTACAGCAGATATTTTAGGAGCAGAACACTATGATTGTGCACAGCGAGTAAAAGAGCTATTACAGCGTTATAAAGAATTACAAGATATTATTGCTATTTTGGGTATGGAAGAATTATCTGAAGAGGATAAGCAAGCGGTAAACCGTGCACGTCGTGTACAACGTTTCCTTTCTCAACCATTCCACGTAGCAGAACAGTTTACAGGTATTCCAGGTGTGTTGGTAGATATTAAAGAGACCATTAAAGGCTTCACTATGATTATGGACGGAGAGTTAGATCACCTTCCAGAAGCAGCCTTTAACTTGAAAGGTTCTATTGAAGAAGCAATCGAGGCTGGAGAAAAAATGTTAGCTGAATCATAAAAATAGATTTGAGAGATGAGTACTGAGATAGTAGAGTATCTTAGTACTCATCTCTCAAATCTCAATACTAAAATATATGTATTTAGAAATAGTAACCCCAGAAGCATTATTGGTAAGTGGCGAAGTAGATTCGGTAACAGTACCAGGAGTAGAAGGTGAGTTTCAAATGTTGAACAATCACGCTCCTATCGTTTCTGTTTTAGCGAAAGGAAAAGTAAAGTTCTCCGGAAGTCCTACTATAGCTGAAGGATTTGAAAATAAATTCAGTAAAGAAGATGGGAAATGGGTACTTGAAATTACCAGCGGAACCATTGAAATGAATAACAATAAAGTGATAGTGTTGGCAGATTAAACAGCATACATTAAAATAATTACACCCCAAATTTCAAATATGAAATTTGGGGTTTTTTATTAAAGTGTGTATTATTGATTAGTGAATAAACAAGACGTTTATATTTCCGAAGGAAATCGGCCTCTGTGGCATAGAATTATAGCTGCGCTTTGCTATACTCTTATGCTAGTCTGCGCTTACAAATTTATTATACAACCAAATATTAGCTGGCTATACGGGGCAAGTTTTCTTTTTTCAACAGGGGTGACGTTTTCCTTGGTTAGAGACTATCATTTTGATTTCGAAAACAAAAAGTATAAAGTTGAAAAGTGTGTTGGTCCTTTAAAATTTGGTAAATGGAAAGCTTTTAAAAAGTTAGAGTATATCTCAATTTTTAAAAACGGAAAAGGGTTTTACGAAGTTAATCTTTGGTACAATAGAAACAAACATTTTAATATAACTACGCTCGATACTTTTCAAGACTGTTTTGAAATAGGGAAAAGTATTGCAGAAAAACTTAAAATCAACTTTTTAGATGCTGCCACAGATCCAAGAAACTCTCTTTGGATTAAGCTATAATTTCATTTAATGAGGAGCAGATGCCTTTTCTTCTTCTTTCTTTTTAAGCTGGATACGTAAAATAAAATAACCCGCTATACCTGCGACTACTGTTCCTAATAATATACCAATTTTCGAGGTAGTTAATAAATCGTCTGAGCGGAAAGCTAATTCGGCTATAAAGAGTGACATGGTAAAACCTACCCCTCCTAAAAAGCTAACCCCTATAATTTGTTTAAAATTAATTCCAGTAGGTAATACGGCAATTTTTAGCTTATAAGCTAAATAGCTAAAGAGAGAAATTCCAATTACTTTTCCTGCAACCATAGCAATGGCTATTTGCGAGATAAGCTGTGTTTCGTTTAATGAATCAAGATTGATAGTGATTCCGGCATTAGCGAGTGCAAATACGGGCATTATGACAATGGCTACCCAGCCACTAAGACCATTTTCTAATTGCTGCATGGGTGTTTGTACACGGTCGGTTATTAAATTTATTCTATCAACTGCATCTTGTTGTTTGTTGGAGAGTACAAATTTTCTAGCTTTTGTTTTTTCAAAAACATTAAGAGAGCTTCGTATTTCTTTAAAAAAGTTATCCAGATTCATATTTCTGGCTGAAGGAATTACTAATGCTAATAAAACCCCTGCAATTGTAGGATGTATTCCAGATTTCAAGAAAAGAATCCAAACAGCAATACCACAAATAAGCAATAAGTATTTTGAGTGAAATTTTTTGTAGGCCAAAAAAGCTAAAAAAGTTAAAATGCCAAGCGCAATAAATAAATAGGAGAGGTGCATCTCATGACTATAAAAAGTTGCAATTACCAAAATGGCACCAATATCGTCAATAATAGCGAAGGTTGTCAAAAATATTTTCAGTCCCAAGGGTACGCGTTTACCTAATAAATTGAGTATTCCCAATGAAAAGGCAATGTCTGTGGCCATAGGGATACCCCACCCCGAAGCACCTCGATCTTGATCGTGTAGTAATAAGAAAATGGCAATAGGCACTACAATGCCACCTAAAGCCGCAAAAATAGGCATGGAAGCCTTCCGCATAGTAGTAAGCTCTCCATCGAGTATTTCCCTTTTAATTTCCAATCCTACATAAAAGAAAAAGATGGTCATTAACCCATCATTTACCCAGAGGTATAGCGGTTTTTCAATAATAAAATCTGTATTACTAAAACCAATGGCAAATGTTTCACTCCAGAAAGTATGATAGCTTTCTTGCCAAGGTGAATTTGCCCAAACCAAAGCAATGACCGTAAATAGGATAAGGATGTAACTCCCCGAAGTTGAACTGTTTATGAATGTTTCGACGGGGTTTTTGGCTATTTTCAAGTCAATTTATATTTTGAAATTATATATGAAGGCATAAAGTTATAAAATGTGATTATGTTATACTCATAAAAATATGTCAATCTTTAGAGTACTTTAAAATATCGCCTGGCTAATACTTTAGCAAAGCACACATGGCTTCTGAAGAAAAACTCATTACGCTTCTATTTGAAACGTTACTTTTTTATTCCACCTATACGTATATATGTGAGGTATGTAAAGAAAAATTCAACCTCACAAAAGGCAATACCTTTGCAAAGTAAACTTTTCTTTAAGAAAACCTTTCGACTAAGTTTTGTAGTTTTGTCGTTTTCAGATTATTTATGCAATTACAAGAAATAGATAGAGTCGAGACAATTTCAAAAAAAGACTTTATTTCAAAATACTTTAAGCCTCAAAAACCAGTAGTTATCGAACGTTTTGTTGAAGATTGGCCTGCCTTTAAAAAGTGGGACTTAGACTATATGGCCAAAGTAGCGGGAGATAAAGAGGTGCCGCTTTATGACGATAGACCAGTAAGTCATGAAGATGGTTTTAACGAGCCACACGCAACTATGAAAATGAGCGAGTATATCGATTTGCTCAAGAAAGAACCTACTAAATACCGTATTTTTCTTTGGAATGTTTTAAAAGAAGTGCCTGAGCTACAGAAAGACTATTCGTATCCAGATTTTGGTATAAAACTAATGAAAGGGCTTCCTATGCTTTTTTTTGGTGGGCAAGACAGCTACACCTTTATGCATTACGATATTGATTTGGCTAATATATTCCATTTTCATTTCCACGGAAAAAAAGAAGTTATTTTGTTTGATCAAAAACAGAACGACTACCTATATAAAATTCCTCATTCGCTAATAACTCGTGAAGATATCAACTTTGCAGATCCGGATTATAAAAAATGGCCTGCTCTAAAAAAAGCAAGAGGTTTTAAAACTCATTTAGAACACGGAAACGTATTGTATATGCCTGAAGGCTATTGGCACTATATGCGGTATATAACGCCTGGTTTTTCTATGAGTTTGCGCGCCATTGCTCGAAACCCTAAAAATTTAGGTAAAGCGATTTATAATATTACTATTATGCGTCATTTTGATACCTTGATGCGTAAATTAAAAGGACAAGATTGGATTGATCAAAAAAATGAAAAAGCCATTACCAAAACACATAACAAGCTTGGGATAGACGGGTAATCAAGTTATTCTAAAATTAAAAAAGAGCCTTCTAGATATTTTGCAGAAGGCTCTTTTTGTTTCCGAATAATACTACTACTACTATGCTTTTTTATAGCTTATATAATACTCTTCCATTAAGTTCATTAAAGCAGTAATCAAATCTTTTGTTTCTAACAATAGACTGAAATACAGTGCCGTATTTTTCGGGCTCGATTCTTCTGTTCTAGTACGAGCTATCTGTTTTTCAATTTTTTCTGAAACAAACTCAAAAAGCTCTTGTTTTTTATCTAACACGTTTTCAATTTTTTCAATTTCCCTATTTTGGAAAATGGATTCAATATCAGTAAAGAGGTCTTGCAGGGATTGATCAATTTCCTGAAGATCTTTAATTTGATTGAAACGTAACGCCTTGTGGTTGTTGTTTACGTGCTTGTAACTTGCTTTTGAAATAAACTCAAGCGATTGGGCTACATCTTGTAAATAACCAAGGATAATAATGTAGAAGTTGCTTCCGCGAACACTTTTCTCGTCTAGGTCTTTAATGAAATAGAAAATATTATCACGTAATTCGTCAATTTCATCATTTAGTTTCTTAACTCCCTTTTTGCTCTTTTTAAGCTTAGATGTGTCTTGTTTAGCCAATCCGCGAAGCATGTCAGAGTAAATTTTATTGCTTCGGTGAATCACTTTTGCGATATTATCAGCACTTTCTTGAATGATGCCTTGTACGGTATTACTTTCGGTCTTCTTAAGTCCGGTTTCATCCATAATGGCATTGCTTTTCTTTTTGTAAGAAAGGTAATTTCTAACTAATAAAAGGACAGCCAACATTAGTAAAATAGCGATAGCAACTCCTTTTCCTAAAAAGATAAGGTATGCTAATGTTCCTGCGGCTACAAAAGCGCTAAATGCTGTAAAGAACCAGCCGCCAATTACATTAAGTACTCCAGCAACACGGTACACCGCACTTTCTCGTCCCCAAGCTCTATCGGCCAAAGAAGTACCCATAGCAACCATAAAGGTTACGTATGTTGTAGATAAAGGCAGTTTCATAGAGGTAGCTATTGAGATAAGTACTCCTGCCACGACTAAGTTAATTGAGGCACGAATCATATCAAAAGCTGGTAATTCGTAGGTTCTATGTTTTGGTAATTCTACTACAGGTTTCTCAAAACGTGAGTTTATATTTTTAGTGGTAGCTTTTGGCAAAACATAATTTAATCCTTGAGCTACTCTCGAAGTACCTTTTACAACTACCCTAGATAACATATTAGGTTGAAATTTTTCATGACCTTCTCCTTGTCTGGATAGTCCGATTTCGGTTTCAGCGACGCTACGGGCTTTTTTAGAGAACCAAAGTGTCAATACCATTACACCACCAGCTATAAATAGCAAGAAAGGTTCTGCGGGCACTTTTTCAGAAAGAACATCCATAGAGAAAGTAGAGGCAGATTCACCAGAGGCCAACCAAGCTTCGTAAGAATGAAAGGCAGCCATAGGGACACCAATAAAGTTAACCAAATCGTTACCTGAAAAGGCGAGTGCTAAGCCAAACGTACCTATTGCAATTACCATAATAAGGATGCTTTTCTTGAACAGTTTCATAAAGAGAAAAGAAAAGAGCGTCCAGAAAATAAAGCTTCCTCCAATAAAGTATAGCTCGTTTCCTTCTACTACTTCTTTAAAATCCCCGTAATAAGGGGTTCCTTTCAATCCTTTCATAAAGATGAAATATCCAATGGCCGTTAGGGCAACGCCGCCAAATAATGCACCAAAATTTTTAATTCTCTTTTCGTAATGGAAGGTAAACACCAAACGGGATAACCACTGAACGACTGCCCCTACCGTAAAGGCGATGACGACGGAAAGTAGAATCCCCAATATAATTTCAGTAGCTTTTGCAGTGTTTATGTATTTGCCAAGATCTGCCCAAGTTTCAGTTTCATTAGCACCAATTTTTATTAGCGACATCACTACGGCAGCTCCCAATAATTCAAAAACGATTGAAACTGTTGTTGATGTTGGTAAACCGAGGGTGTTAAAAAAGTCGAGCAGTAATATATCGGTTATCATAACTGCCATAAAAACAATCATGATTTCTTCAAAGTAAAATTGTCCAGGGTCGAAAATACCTTTTCTTGCAACCTCCATCATCCCGCTTGAAAAGACGGCACCGATAAAAATACCAAGACTGGCAATGATCATTATCGATTTAAATGATATGGCTTTAGAACCGATGGCCGAGTTAAGGAAATTAACGGCATCGTTACTAACCCCTACAACAAGATCGGCAACGGCAAGTACTGCCAATGCTACGATCATTAATAAGTATATGTTTTCCATTTTCTTTAATTAAAGTGGTGCAAATCTCTTAATTTAATTGCCTTTTATTGTTACCAAATTGTTATCTATTATCTTTTAAAAATGTAGGTCAAACCCTATGCGAAATGTTATTGGGCCTTTTTCATTTTCAATTGTATTATAACTTAAATCACTTTGTACTTTTAGTTTATGACCTACAATATATTTTGAAACGCCAAAAGTATATTGATTTTGATTTTGTTTCTCAGTTATACTGTCAAAACTTAAAGTAGTAAAGCGTCCAGCTACTTCATAATTGTTTTTAAAAAGATAGCCGGCTTGAAAATTTAAAGCGTCTCCAACTAAAACAACATCGTTGGTTGGGTTTCCTTCTTTATCTAAAGCAGGTGAGCCATCAGTTTCTGTAGCAACGGGATCGTCAGCATTTCTATTTGAATATTCACCCATAAAAGAGAAGCCTTTGTATTTAAACATCGCATCAACAAATACAGTTGAGATATCTGTCTCGTAAAAACCTGTGCTGGTCTGCATATAGCTTCCTTGGTTACTTCTTGTCTTTACAGCATTATCATTATAATCATAGGTAACACCTATCATTAATTTTGGGGTTTGTTCGCGTTTTAAATCACTCTGCACATACTCAGAACCTCCAGTAAAAGCACCGAAAGGTAAAAGCTCTAGCCTTCCTGTATATTGGTGGCCTCCAAGATTACCTGAAGTAATATTTCTTCCTTCACCTTGTGAAAGCGCAAACTTTTCACGTAGAATAATTTTTTCTGAAAGTTTAGTACGGTGTCGTAATTGAATACCTAAATCCCGGTCTATATTAAATCTTCTGTTTAACAAGGATCGGTCAATCAATTGCATATTGGCAGATGATACCACCCGCTCTATGTTACCAGGAAGTTTGGTTT comes from the Marixanthomonas ophiurae genome and includes:
- a CDS encoding FoF1 ATP synthase subunit delta/epsilon, with protein sequence MYLEIVTPEALLVSGEVDSVTVPGVEGEFQMLNNHAPIVSVLAKGKVKFSGSPTIAEGFENKFSKEDGKWVLEITSGTIEMNNNKVIVLAD
- the nhaA gene encoding Na+/H+ antiporter NhaA; this encodes MKIAKNPVETFINSSTSGSYILILFTVIALVWANSPWQESYHTFWSETFAIGFSNTDFIIEKPLYLWVNDGLMTIFFFYVGLEIKREILDGELTTMRKASMPIFAALGGIVVPIAIFLLLHDQDRGASGWGIPMATDIAFSLGILNLLGKRVPLGLKIFLTTFAIIDDIGAILVIATFYSHEMHLSYLFIALGILTFLAFLAYKKFHSKYLLLICGIAVWILFLKSGIHPTIAGVLLALVIPSARNMNLDNFFKEIRSSLNVFEKTKARKFVLSNKQQDAVDRINLITDRVQTPMQQLENGLSGWVAIVIMPVFALANAGITINLDSLNETQLISQIAIAMVAGKVIGISLFSYLAYKLKIAVLPTGINFKQIIGVSFLGGVGFTMSLFIAELAFRSDDLLTTSKIGILLGTVVAGIAGYFILRIQLKKKEEEKASAPH
- a CDS encoding cupin-like domain-containing protein is translated as MQLQEIDRVETISKKDFISKYFKPQKPVVIERFVEDWPAFKKWDLDYMAKVAGDKEVPLYDDRPVSHEDGFNEPHATMKMSEYIDLLKKEPTKYRIFLWNVLKEVPELQKDYSYPDFGIKLMKGLPMLFFGGQDSYTFMHYDIDLANIFHFHFHGKKEVILFDQKQNDYLYKIPHSLITREDINFADPDYKKWPALKKARGFKTHLEHGNVLYMPEGYWHYMRYITPGFSMSLRAIARNPKNLGKAIYNITIMRHFDTLMRKLKGQDWIDQKNEKAITKTHNKLGIDG
- a CDS encoding inorganic phosphate transporter; this translates as MENIYLLMIVALAVLAVADLVVGVSNDAVNFLNSAIGSKAISFKSIMIIASLGIFIGAVFSSGMMEVARKGIFDPGQFYFEEIMIVFMAVMITDILLLDFFNTLGLPTSTTVSIVFELLGAAVVMSLIKIGANETETWADLGKYINTAKATEIILGILLSVVIAFTVGAVVQWLSRLVFTFHYEKRIKNFGALFGGVALTAIGYFIFMKGLKGTPYYGDFKEVVEGNELYFIGGSFIFWTLFSFLFMKLFKKSILIMVIAIGTFGLALAFSGNDLVNFIGVPMAAFHSYEAWLASGESASTFSMDVLSEKVPAEPFLLFIAGGVMVLTLWFSKKARSVAETEIGLSRQGEGHEKFQPNMLSRVVVKGTSRVAQGLNYVLPKATTKNINSRFEKPVVELPKHRTYELPAFDMIRASINLVVAGVLISIATSMKLPLSTTYVTFMVAMGTSLADRAWGRESAVYRVAGVLNVIGGWFFTAFSAFVAAGTLAYLIFLGKGVAIAILLMLAVLLLVRNYLSYKKKSNAIMDETGLKKTESNTVQGIIQESADNIAKVIHRSNKIYSDMLRGLAKQDTSKLKKSKKGVKKLNDEIDELRDNIFYFIKDLDEKSVRGSNFYIIILGYLQDVAQSLEFISKASYKHVNNNHKALRFNQIKDLQEIDQSLQDLFTDIESIFQNREIEKIENVLDKKQELFEFVSEKIEKQIARTRTEESSPKNTALYFSLLLETKDLITALMNLMEEYYISYKKA
- a CDS encoding porin; amino-acid sequence: MRLHYLIVFLALFSFILKGSAQDTTNTSFGKGLLNIVAKDSSWSVKFAPRIQFRALSTWDHNGVQYTKPDQNFLIRRARLKFDGFAYSPKLKYKIELGLSNRDLSGENQFTSNAPRYILDAVLMWNFYENFELWAGQTKLPGNIERVVSSANMQLIDRSLLNRRFNIDRDLGIQLRHRTKLSEKIILREKFALSQGEGRNITSGNLGGHQYTGRLELLPFGAFTGGSEYVQSDLKREQTPKLMIGVTYDYNDNAVKTRSNQGSYMQTSTGFYETDISTVFVDAMFKYKGFSFMGEYSNRNADDPVATETDGSPALDKEGNPTNDVVLVGDALNFQAGYLFKNNYEVAGRFTTLSFDSITEKQNQNQYTFGVSKYIVGHKLKVQSDLSYNTIENEKGPITFRIGFDLHF